In the genome of Macrobrachium nipponense isolate FS-2020 chromosome 42, ASM1510439v2, whole genome shotgun sequence, one region contains:
- the LOC135213294 gene encoding peroxisomal targeting signal 1 receptor-like, with product MALRNLVDAQCGEGNALVRLTQHVIRDKALADEGLGWHHRHPLSQGGAYKTQYGPTIEGDQLVEEFMTETQAAAAAAPQAFRMDSLLQEMREIESMRARAGPLRGPGIADLASEAGTWAEEYLASETHVQEIGPGSDWTKEFVEHQNGLTSPDIITDNDTRWAHEYLNENFLSHFTQALLSMIMPEDKHRLICNGICQTHYCRSVQSSGVIMHGCARAKCGLELALKTT from the exons ATGGCATTACGCAATTTAGTAGATGCTCAGTGTGGTGAGGGCAATGCCCTCGTTCGCCTGACCCAACATGTGATACGTGATAAAGCACTGGCTGATGAGGGACTAGGCTGGCATCATCGGCATCCCCTTTCACAAG GGGGTGCTTATAAAACTCAGTATGGGCCTACCATAGAAGGAGACCAGTTGGTTGAAGAATTCATGACCGAAACACAAGCAGCTGCTGCAGCAGCTCCCCAGGCATTTAGAATGGATTCACTTCTACAG GAAATGCGTGAAATAGAAAGTATGCGTGCTCGAGCTGGTCCATTACGAGGTCCTGGTATTGCAGATTTGGCCTCTGAAGCTGGGACTTGGGCTGAAGAATATCTTGCATCAGAAACACATGTTCAG GAAATTGGCCCTGGTAGTGACTGGACAAAGGAGTTTGTCGAGCATCAAAATGGTTTAACTTCTCCAGATATAATCACAGACAATGATACACGCTGGGCACATGAATACCTCAATGAAAACTTTCT GTCGCACTTCACTCAGGCTCTGCTGAGCATGATAATGCCTGAAGACAAGCATAGACTTATCTGCAATGGTATATGCCAGACTCACTATTGCAGGTCAGTTCAATCTTCTGGTGTGATTATGCACGGATGTGCCCGAGCAAAATGTGGACTAGAACTCGCTCTAAAAACTACTTAA